In Geoalkalibacter sp., a genomic segment contains:
- a CDS encoding type IV pilus twitching motility protein PilT, translating into MAKIDALFKLMKQQGASDLHISSGAPPILRLHGEMQQLNYPPLNGEQARALLFEILSAEQRKQFEDTRDLDFAYALPEVARFRGNILDTHRGIAGVFRIIPSKILSADELNLPEGIRKLTRLKKGLVLVTGPTGSGKSTTLAAMIDLINSTRKEHILTLEDPLEFIHENKQSLINQRQVGQHTQSFTNALRAALREDPDVILVGEMRDLETISLAMTAAETGHLVFGTLHTNSAAKTIDRIIDAFPKDAQEQVRTMLGESLKGVVCQQLMKTADGKGRVAAHEILIGNAAVSNLIREGKTFQIPSIMQTAKGEGMQLMDQRIMELLKENRVTPEEAYRCAVEKRSFEALLPKNGAAPGR; encoded by the coding sequence ATGGCCAAAATCGATGCCTTGTTCAAACTGATGAAGCAGCAGGGCGCGAGCGACCTGCACATCTCCTCGGGCGCGCCGCCCATCTTGCGTCTGCACGGCGAGATGCAGCAGCTCAATTATCCGCCTTTGAACGGCGAGCAGGCCCGCGCTCTGCTGTTTGAAATTCTCAGCGCCGAGCAGCGCAAGCAGTTCGAGGACACCCGCGACCTCGATTTTGCCTACGCCCTGCCCGAGGTGGCGCGCTTTCGCGGCAACATCCTCGACACCCATCGCGGCATCGCCGGGGTGTTTCGCATCATCCCGAGCAAGATTCTCTCCGCCGACGAGCTCAACCTGCCCGAGGGCATCCGCAAGCTCACCCGGCTGAAAAAAGGCCTGGTGCTGGTCACCGGCCCCACGGGCAGCGGCAAGTCGACGACCCTTGCGGCCATGATCGATCTGATCAACAGCACGCGCAAGGAACACATCCTCACCCTGGAAGATCCCCTGGAATTTATTCACGAAAACAAGCAGTCCCTCATCAACCAGCGCCAGGTGGGGCAGCACACCCAATCCTTCACCAATGCCCTGCGCGCCGCGCTGCGCGAGGATCCCGACGTGATCCTGGTGGGCGAGATGCGCGATCTGGAAACCATCTCCCTGGCCATGACGGCGGCGGAAACCGGCCATCTGGTGTTCGGCACCCTGCACACCAACTCGGCGGCCAAGACCATCGACCGCATCATCGACGCCTTTCCCAAGGACGCCCAGGAGCAGGTGCGCACCATGCTCGGCGAAAGCCTCAAGGGGGTGGTCTGCCAGCAGTTGATGAAGACCGCCGACGGCAAGGGGCGGGTGGCGGCCCATGAAATTCTCATCGGCAACGCGGCGGTGAGCAACCTGATCCGCGAGGGCAAGACCTTCCAGATTCCCTCCATCATGCAGACCGCCAAGGGCGAGGGCATGCAGCTCATGGATCAGCGCATCATGGAATTGCTCAAGGAGAACCGGGTCACGCCCGAGGAGGCCTACCGCTGCGCCGTGGAGAAGCGATCCTTCGAGGCGCTGCTGCCGAAAAACGGCGCCGCGCCCGGGCGCTGA
- the tatA gene encoding twin-arginine translocase TatA/TatE family subunit produces the protein MFGLGTQELLIILVLVLVIFGAGKLPQVGSALGKGLRNFKEGIKGDDDENKAAKADRIEGKSDDKQS, from the coding sequence ATGTTCGGATTGGGTACGCAGGAACTTTTGATCATCCTGGTGCTGGTTCTGGTGATTTTCGGCGCGGGCAAGCTGCCCCAGGTCGGCAGCGCCCTGGGCAAGGGGCTGCGCAACTTCAAGGAAGGCATCAAGGGCGACGATGACGAAAACAAGGCCGCCAAGGCCGACCGGATCGAAGGCAAGTCCGACGATAAGCAAAGCTGA
- the moaA gene encoding GTP 3',8-cyclase MoaA produces MRDSFGRTINYLRLSITDRCNLRCRYCMPVEGVDSLGHGQILSYEELLRVAAAAAALGVRKIRLTGGEPLVRKGLVEFVARLAALPEHPEITLTTNGLLLAEHAEDLKRAGLSRVNVSLDTLRPERFEELTRRPGFEQVLAGLAAAERVGLAPLKINMVPIAGVNADEVADFARLTLEHAWEVRFIEFMPVSGNLDYPPESRFPADDIVAAFSALGPVEELPRHDSGAVARLYRLAGAKGRIGVIPAVSHHFCHECNRLRVTAEGRLRPCLFSDLELDLRALLRGGASDAEVRDFLRQAVSAKPEKHHIGEEDFKPGCRPMQGIGG; encoded by the coding sequence GTGCGCGACAGCTTCGGCCGGACCATCAATTATCTGCGGCTCTCCATCACCGACCGCTGCAACCTGCGCTGCCGCTACTGCATGCCGGTGGAAGGGGTCGACTCTCTCGGTCACGGACAGATCCTCTCCTATGAGGAGCTGTTGCGCGTCGCCGCCGCGGCCGCCGCCCTGGGGGTGCGCAAGATCCGCCTCACGGGCGGCGAACCCCTGGTGCGCAAGGGCCTGGTGGAGTTCGTCGCGCGCCTGGCGGCCCTGCCCGAGCATCCCGAGATCACCCTGACCACCAACGGCCTGCTGCTTGCCGAACACGCCGAGGATCTCAAGCGCGCCGGTCTGTCGCGGGTCAACGTCAGCCTCGACACCCTGCGCCCCGAGCGCTTCGAGGAATTGACGCGGCGCCCCGGATTCGAGCAGGTGCTGGCTGGGCTGGCGGCGGCCGAGCGGGTCGGGCTGGCGCCGCTGAAAATCAACATGGTGCCCATCGCCGGGGTCAATGCCGACGAGGTCGCCGATTTCGCCCGCCTGACCCTGGAACACGCCTGGGAGGTGCGCTTCATCGAATTCATGCCGGTCAGCGGCAACCTCGACTATCCGCCGGAGAGCCGCTTTCCCGCCGACGACATCGTCGCCGCCTTTTCCGCCCTGGGGCCGGTGGAAGAACTGCCGCGCCATGACTCGGGCGCGGTCGCGCGTCTTTATCGCCTCGCCGGCGCCAAGGGCCGCATCGGCGTCATCCCGGCCGTCTCGCACCATTTCTGCCATGAATGCAATCGCCTGCGGGTGACGGCCGAGGGGCGCCTGCGTCCCTGTCTGTTTTCCGATCTGGAACTGGATCTGCGCGCCTTGCTGCGCGGAGGGGCGAGCGATGCGGAGGTGCGGGATTTTCTGCGCCAGGCGGTGAGCGCCAAGCCGGAGAAACATCACATCGGCGAGGAGGATTTCAAGCCCGGCTGCCGACCCATGCAGGGCATCGGCGGCTGA